Proteins encoded within one genomic window of Actinoplanes octamycinicus:
- a CDS encoding PH domain-containing protein, which translates to MTTTETPEQAGRQRLHPLSPLLHGAKSLFVIVAALSWQSLRQLGPTHFAMVVLAVAVGAVIFSAVGWWNTGYQVVARELRITEGLLWRRNRAIPLDRLQSVELRRPLLAQATGLAELRLEVVGGGKAEAPLAYLTVREAAALRERLLALSGRTSVAVSSDAADPAAAPRTVTPGGRPLFSVSNRELLISQLLTPQAFFLPVGVAWVITQFVMEGSWTFIGIASTVTAMAGVLLQPIRRVLRDWDFRLAHDPDGRLLLHYGLTETRSQVVPLHRVQAIRITWPFLWRLTSWLHLQLDVAGYGAPERGNDTGSDRLLPVGDQHAARLVVGAVLPGVDLAALATSPPPPRVRWLHPVGLRFMGVGLHPDVLVTREGRLSREMTLLPYARMQSVRVVQGPLQRMLGLATVYADAAGGRSGAARDRDLAEAWALADELARRARLARRPAAPARPAAPSDLRQPADETFWQRPTQA; encoded by the coding sequence GTGACCACCACCGAGACCCCCGAGCAGGCCGGACGGCAGCGGCTGCACCCGCTCAGCCCGCTGCTGCACGGCGCCAAGAGCCTGTTCGTGATCGTCGCGGCGCTCTCCTGGCAGTCGCTGCGCCAGCTCGGCCCGACCCACTTCGCGATGGTGGTGCTGGCCGTCGCGGTGGGTGCGGTGATCTTCTCGGCGGTCGGCTGGTGGAACACCGGGTACCAGGTGGTGGCCCGGGAGCTGCGGATCACCGAGGGGCTGCTGTGGCGGCGCAACCGGGCCATCCCGCTCGACCGGCTGCAGTCGGTGGAGCTGCGCCGGCCGCTGCTGGCCCAGGCCACCGGGCTGGCCGAGCTGCGGCTCGAGGTGGTCGGCGGGGGCAAGGCCGAGGCGCCGCTGGCCTATCTGACCGTCCGGGAGGCGGCCGCGCTGCGCGAACGGCTGCTCGCGCTCTCCGGCCGTACCTCCGTCGCAGTGTCCTCGGATGCGGCGGACCCGGCGGCCGCGCCGCGGACGGTGACCCCGGGCGGACGCCCGCTCTTCTCGGTCAGCAACCGGGAGCTGCTGATCAGCCAGCTGCTCACCCCGCAGGCGTTCTTCCTGCCGGTCGGCGTGGCCTGGGTGATCACCCAGTTCGTGATGGAGGGGTCGTGGACCTTCATCGGGATCGCCAGCACGGTCACCGCGATGGCCGGTGTGCTGCTCCAGCCGATCCGCCGGGTGCTCCGCGACTGGGACTTCCGGCTGGCCCACGACCCGGACGGGCGGCTGCTGCTGCACTACGGGCTGACCGAGACGCGCAGCCAGGTGGTGCCGCTGCACCGGGTCCAGGCGATCCGGATCACCTGGCCGTTCCTGTGGCGGCTGACCAGCTGGCTCCACCTGCAGCTCGACGTCGCCGGGTACGGCGCGCCGGAGCGCGGCAACGACACCGGCTCGGACCGGCTGCTGCCGGTCGGCGACCAGCACGCCGCCCGGCTGGTGGTCGGGGCGGTGCTGCCCGGCGTCGACCTGGCCGCGCTGGCCACCTCGCCCCCGCCGCCCCGGGTCCGCTGGCTGCACCCGGTCGGGCTGCGGTTCATGGGCGTCGGGCTGCACCCGGACGTGCTGGTCACCCGGGAGGGGCGGCTGTCCCGGGAGATGACCCTGCTGCCCTACGCCCGGATGCAGAGCGTGCGGGTGGTGCAGGGACCGCTGCAGCGGATGCTCGGCCTGGCCACGGTCTACGCCGACGCGGCCGGCGGGCGGTCCGGCGCGGCCCGGGACCGGGACCTCGCCGAGGCCTGGGCGCTGGCCGACGAGCTGGCCCGCCGGGCCCGGCTGGCCCGGCGCCCGGCGGCGCCGGCGCGCCCGGCCGCGCCGTCCGATCTCCGTCAACCCGCCGACGAGACGTTCTGGCAGCGGCCCACGCAAGCATAA
- a CDS encoding thioesterase family protein — translation MELPEFAPGLSARVELTVTDADTAQALGSGDVPVLATPRVLALAEAATVAATARQLPGGITTVGTRAEVEHRAAAPVGRTVVGQATLTKVDGRKLVFEVSVRDGETVVADVRVERALVDRQRFIAQALGD, via the coding sequence ATGGAGCTCCCCGAGTTTGCTCCCGGCCTCAGCGCCCGGGTCGAGTTGACGGTCACCGACGCCGACACCGCCCAGGCCCTCGGCTCCGGCGACGTGCCGGTGCTGGCCACCCCGCGGGTCCTGGCGCTGGCCGAGGCCGCCACGGTGGCGGCCACCGCCCGGCAGCTGCCCGGCGGGATCACCACCGTGGGCACCCGGGCCGAGGTGGAGCACCGGGCCGCCGCGCCGGTCGGGCGCACCGTGGTCGGCCAGGCCACGCTGACCAAGGTCGACGGGCGCAAGCTGGTCTTCGAGGTGAGCGTGCGGGACGGCGAGACGGTGGTGGCCGACGTGCGGGTGGAGCGGGCGCTGGTGGACCGGCAGCGGTTCATCGCGCAGGCGCTCGGCGACTGA
- a CDS encoding aminopeptidase P family protein, with the protein MAQKDGGTPAPKTESHDPAFPEAFLQFMRTGWREDPISVAPLPEVPNYAKRRAALSEAFPGETLIIPSGNEKVRANDTDYPFRPGSDFFYLTGDRDPDSVLILHPSGSGHEAVLFTRERNSKDTDRFFRDRNGELWIGRTHTLAEKSAELGLETASLGFLGSALAQSAPGRTRVLRGLDANVDRTILAYEPDKAKPRDRELAWVLSELKLVKDEWEIAQLQAAIDATVLGFEDVARVLPADRAVKERLLEGVFGLRARHDGNDVGYGSIVGAGAHATILHWVRNTGVTTPGELLLMDMGVEGHNLYTADVTRTVPVSGTFTPLQRQVYDIVHASQQAGIDAIRPGVLFKDVHQVCMRVLAEGLHDLGLLPVGVDEAMAEDSTIYRRWTLHGFGHMLGIDVHDCSNARNETYREGPLQEGYVLTVEPGLYFQPEDDLVPAELRGIGIRIEDDVVVTADGCRNLSDGLPRSSAEVESWLAAQREAGPRLPG; encoded by the coding sequence ATGGCGCAGAAGGACGGCGGCACGCCCGCACCCAAGACGGAGTCCCACGACCCCGCCTTCCCGGAAGCGTTCCTGCAGTTCATGCGCACCGGCTGGCGCGAGGATCCGATCTCCGTCGCGCCCCTGCCCGAGGTGCCGAACTACGCGAAGCGCCGGGCCGCGCTCTCCGAGGCCTTCCCCGGTGAGACGCTGATCATCCCGAGCGGCAACGAGAAGGTCCGGGCCAACGACACCGACTACCCGTTCCGCCCGGGCAGCGACTTCTTCTACCTGACCGGCGACCGCGACCCGGACAGCGTGCTGATCCTGCACCCGAGCGGCTCCGGGCACGAGGCCGTGCTGTTCACCCGGGAGCGCAACTCGAAGGACACCGACCGCTTCTTCCGGGACCGCAACGGCGAGCTCTGGATCGGCCGGACCCACACCCTCGCCGAGAAATCCGCCGAGCTGGGCCTGGAGACCGCGTCGCTGGGCTTCCTGGGTTCGGCCCTGGCCCAGTCGGCGCCGGGCCGGACCCGGGTGCTGCGCGGCCTGGACGCCAACGTCGACCGGACGATCCTGGCGTACGAGCCGGACAAGGCCAAGCCGCGCGACCGCGAGCTGGCCTGGGTGCTCTCCGAGCTGAAACTGGTCAAGGACGAGTGGGAGATCGCCCAGCTGCAGGCCGCGATCGACGCCACGGTGCTCGGCTTCGAGGACGTCGCCCGGGTGCTGCCGGCCGACCGCGCGGTCAAGGAGCGCCTGTTGGAGGGCGTCTTCGGGCTGCGCGCCCGGCACGACGGCAACGACGTGGGGTATGGCTCGATCGTCGGCGCCGGCGCGCACGCGACGATCCTGCACTGGGTGCGCAACACCGGCGTGACCACGCCCGGTGAGCTGCTGCTGATGGACATGGGCGTGGAGGGACACAATCTCTACACCGCCGATGTCACCCGCACCGTCCCGGTCTCCGGCACGTTCACCCCGCTGCAGCGCCAGGTCTACGACATCGTGCACGCGTCGCAGCAGGCCGGCATCGACGCGATCCGGCCCGGCGTGCTGTTCAAGGACGTGCACCAGGTGTGCATGCGGGTGCTCGCCGAGGGGCTGCACGACCTGGGACTGCTCCCGGTCGGGGTGGACGAGGCGATGGCCGAGGACAGCACGATCTACCGGCGCTGGACGCTGCACGGGTTCGGGCACATGCTCGGCATCGACGTGCACGACTGCTCGAACGCGCGGAACGAGACGTACCGGGAGGGGCCGCTGCAGGAGGGTTACGTGCTGACCGTCGAGCCGGGGCTCTACTTCCAGCCGGAGGACGACCTGGTGCCGGCCGAGCTGCGCGGCATCGGCATCCGGATCGAGGACGACGTGGTGGTCACCGCGGACGGCTGCCGCAACCTGTCGGACGGGCTGCCCCGCAGCTCCGCGGAGGTGGAGTCGTGGCTGGCCGCGCAGCGCGAGGCCGGGCCGCGGCTGCCGGGCTGA
- a CDS encoding AAA family ATPase — protein sequence MAQPSTPETETSPEPVPPAHDASQLERAMFEVKRVIVGQDRMVERMFVALLARGHCLLEGVPGVAKTLAVETLAKVVGGTFSRVQFTPDLVPADIVGTRIYRQSNEQFDVELGPVFVNFLLADEINRAPAKVQSALLEVMAEHQVSIGGKSYDVPDPFLVMATQNPIEQEGVYPLPEAQRDRFLMKIIVGYPTDAEEREIVYRMGVSAPEPKQVFTPADLLALQRRADQVFVHNALVDYTVRLVLATRAPAQHGMPDVAQMIQYGASPRASLGIVRATRALALLRGRDYALPQDLQDVAPDILRHRLVLSYDALADDIPADQIVARIMQMVPMPSVASRQGAAPNGGPVPPAPTSGVPAGGVPAGAGYPANGAGSQFPPNGPGWPGPA from the coding sequence GTGGCGCAGCCCAGCACGCCCGAGACCGAGACCAGCCCGGAGCCGGTCCCGCCGGCGCACGACGCGTCGCAGCTCGAGCGGGCGATGTTCGAGGTCAAGCGGGTCATCGTCGGCCAGGACCGGATGGTCGAGCGGATGTTCGTGGCGCTGCTGGCCCGCGGTCACTGCCTGCTCGAGGGCGTGCCCGGGGTGGCCAAGACGCTCGCGGTGGAGACCCTGGCCAAGGTGGTCGGCGGCACCTTCTCCCGGGTCCAGTTCACCCCCGACCTGGTCCCCGCCGACATCGTCGGCACCCGGATCTACCGGCAGAGCAACGAGCAGTTCGACGTCGAGCTCGGCCCGGTGTTCGTGAACTTCCTGCTCGCCGACGAGATCAACCGGGCGCCGGCCAAGGTGCAGTCGGCGCTGCTCGAGGTGATGGCCGAGCACCAGGTGTCGATCGGTGGCAAGAGCTACGACGTGCCCGATCCGTTCCTGGTGATGGCCACGCAGAACCCGATCGAGCAGGAGGGCGTCTACCCGCTGCCCGAGGCGCAGCGCGACCGCTTCCTCATGAAGATCATCGTGGGGTACCCGACGGACGCCGAGGAACGCGAGATCGTCTACCGGATGGGGGTGAGCGCGCCGGAGCCCAAGCAGGTGTTCACCCCGGCCGACCTGCTCGCCCTGCAGCGCCGCGCCGACCAGGTGTTCGTGCACAACGCGCTGGTCGACTACACGGTCCGGCTGGTGCTGGCCACCCGCGCCCCGGCCCAGCACGGCATGCCGGACGTGGCCCAGATGATCCAGTACGGCGCCTCCCCGCGCGCCTCGCTCGGCATCGTCCGGGCCACCCGGGCGCTGGCCCTGCTCCGCGGCCGGGACTACGCGCTGCCGCAGGACCTGCAGGACGTGGCGCCGGACATCCTGCGGCACCGGCTGGTGCTCAGCTACGACGCGCTCGCCGACGACATCCCGGCCGACCAGATCGTCGCCCGGATCATGCAGATGGTGCCGATGCCGTCGGTCGCCTCCCGGCAGGGCGCCGCGCCCAACGGCGGTCCGGTTCCGCCCGCGCCCACCAGCGGCGTCCCGGCCGGCGGCGTCCCGGCCGGCGCCGGCTACCCGGCCAACGGCGCCGGGAGCCAGTTCCCGCCGAACGGCCCCGGCTGGCCCGGACCGGCATGA
- the acnA gene encoding aconitate hydratase AcnA — MKEMTVASLDTFGAKSELRVGDASYEIFTIDKVEGHDRLPYSLKILLENLLRTEDGANITADHIRALGTWDQNADPSVEIQFTPARVLMQDFTGVPCVVDLATMREAVKDLGGDATKVNPLAPAELVIDHSVIADLFGREDAFQRNVELEYQRNRERYQFLRWGQTAFNEFKVVPPGTGIVHQVNIEYLARTIMERNGQAYPDTVVGTDSHTTMVNGLGVLGWGVGGIEAEAAMLGQPVSMLIPRVVGFKLSGEAPAGTTATDLVLTITEMLRKHGVVSKFVEFYGPGVSAVPLANRATIGNMSPEYGSTVAIFPIDEQTIDYLKLTGRTEQQVALVEAYAKRQGLWLDPNAEPDYSEKLELDLSTIVPSLAGPKRPQDRVLLSAAKSAFREALPNYAAPHGHADEASEESFPASDAPANGVEDEADKPHAFSAALGAAGRTSKPTVVKGDDGVTYELDHGAVVIAAITSCTNTSNPQVMIGAALLAKKAVEKGLTRKPWVKTTLAPGSKVVSDYYDRAGLTPYLDKIGFNLVGYGCTTCIGNSGPLPEEVSAAINENDLTAVSVLSGNRNFEGRINPDVKMNYLASPPLVVAYALAGSMDIDITTEPLGIGSDGKPVHLADIWPSAQEIDEVIAQAIGAEGFSTAYQDVFAGDEQWQSLPTPTGDTFAWAGDSTYVRKPPYFEGMAAEPAPVADITGARVLAKLGDSVTTDHISPASSIKADSPAGKYLTEHGVPRAEFNSYGSRRGNHEVMIRGTFANIRLRNQLVPGVEGGFTVNHLTGEQTTIYDASVAYKEAGVPLVILAGKEYGSGSSRDWAAKGTMLLGVRAVIAESYERIHRSNLIGMGVLPLQFPQGQNAESLGLTGTETFSFAGVTQLNDGSTPRTVKVTTDTGIEFDAVVRIDTPGEADYYRNGGILQYVLRKMLRS; from the coding sequence GTGAAGGAGATGACGGTGGCCAGCCTCGACACCTTTGGTGCGAAGAGCGAGCTGCGCGTCGGTGACGCGAGCTACGAGATTTTCACGATCGACAAGGTGGAGGGCCACGACCGGCTGCCCTACTCCTTGAAAATCCTCCTGGAGAACCTGCTCCGGACCGAGGACGGCGCGAACATCACCGCCGACCACATCCGCGCGCTCGGCACCTGGGACCAGAACGCGGACCCGAGCGTCGAGATCCAGTTCACCCCGGCACGGGTGCTGATGCAGGACTTCACCGGTGTCCCCTGCGTGGTCGACCTGGCCACCATGCGGGAGGCGGTCAAGGACCTGGGCGGCGACGCCACCAAGGTCAACCCGCTGGCCCCGGCCGAGCTGGTCATCGACCACTCGGTGATCGCCGACCTGTTCGGCCGCGAGGACGCCTTCCAGCGCAACGTCGAGCTGGAGTACCAGCGGAACAGGGAGCGCTACCAGTTCCTGCGCTGGGGCCAGACCGCGTTCAACGAGTTCAAGGTGGTCCCGCCGGGCACCGGCATCGTGCACCAGGTGAACATCGAGTACCTGGCCCGCACCATCATGGAGCGCAACGGCCAGGCCTACCCGGACACCGTGGTCGGCACCGACTCGCACACCACCATGGTCAACGGCCTGGGCGTGCTGGGCTGGGGCGTCGGCGGCATCGAGGCCGAGGCCGCGATGCTCGGTCAGCCGGTCAGCATGCTGATCCCGCGGGTGGTCGGCTTCAAGCTGTCCGGCGAGGCGCCGGCCGGCACCACCGCCACCGACCTGGTCCTGACCATCACCGAGATGCTCCGCAAGCACGGCGTGGTCAGCAAGTTCGTCGAGTTCTACGGCCCCGGCGTGAGCGCCGTGCCGCTGGCGAACCGGGCCACCATCGGCAACATGTCGCCGGAGTACGGCTCCACCGTCGCGATCTTCCCGATCGACGAGCAGACCATCGACTACCTGAAGCTGACCGGTCGCACCGAGCAGCAGGTCGCCCTGGTCGAGGCGTACGCGAAGCGGCAGGGCCTGTGGCTCGACCCGAACGCCGAGCCGGACTACAGCGAGAAGCTGGAGCTGGACCTGTCGACGATCGTGCCGTCGCTGGCCGGCCCGAAGCGCCCGCAGGACCGGGTGCTGCTGAGCGCGGCCAAGTCCGCGTTCCGCGAGGCGCTGCCGAACTACGCCGCGCCGCACGGCCACGCCGACGAGGCCAGCGAGGAGTCCTTCCCGGCCTCCGACGCGCCCGCCAACGGGGTGGAGGACGAGGCCGACAAGCCGCACGCGTTCAGCGCCGCCCTGGGCGCCGCGGGCCGTACGTCGAAGCCGACCGTGGTCAAGGGCGACGACGGGGTGACCTACGAGCTGGACCACGGCGCGGTCGTCATCGCCGCCATCACGTCCTGTACGAACACCTCGAACCCGCAGGTCATGATCGGTGCCGCGCTGCTGGCGAAGAAGGCGGTGGAGAAGGGCCTGACCCGCAAGCCGTGGGTCAAGACCACCCTGGCGCCGGGCTCCAAGGTCGTCTCCGACTACTACGACCGGGCCGGCCTCACGCCGTACCTGGACAAGATCGGCTTCAACCTGGTCGGCTACGGCTGCACCACCTGCATCGGCAACTCCGGCCCGCTGCCCGAGGAGGTCTCGGCCGCGATCAACGAGAACGACCTGACCGCGGTCAGCGTCCTCTCCGGCAACCGGAACTTCGAGGGCCGGATCAACCCGGACGTCAAGATGAACTACCTGGCGTCCCCGCCGCTGGTGGTGGCGTACGCGCTGGCCGGCTCGATGGACATCGACATCACCACCGAGCCGCTCGGCATCGGGTCGGACGGCAAGCCGGTCCACCTCGCCGACATCTGGCCGTCCGCGCAGGAGATCGACGAGGTGATCGCGCAGGCGATTGGCGCCGAGGGCTTCTCCACCGCGTACCAGGACGTCTTCGCCGGCGACGAGCAGTGGCAGTCGCTGCCCACCCCGACCGGCGACACCTTCGCCTGGGCCGGTGACTCCACCTACGTGCGGAAGCCCCCGTACTTCGAGGGCATGGCCGCCGAGCCGGCCCCGGTCGCCGACATCACCGGCGCGCGGGTCCTGGCCAAGCTGGGCGACTCGGTCACCACCGACCACATCTCCCCGGCCAGCTCGATCAAGGCGGACTCGCCGGCCGGCAAGTACCTCACCGAGCACGGCGTCCCGCGCGCCGAGTTCAACAGCTACGGCTCGCGCCGCGGCAACCACGAGGTCATGATCCGCGGCACCTTCGCCAACATCCGGCTGCGCAACCAGCTGGTGCCGGGCGTCGAGGGCGGCTTCACGGTCAACCACCTGACCGGCGAGCAGACCACGATCTACGACGCCTCGGTCGCCTACAAGGAGGCCGGCGTCCCGCTGGTCATCCTGGCCGGCAAGGAGTACGGCTCCGGCTCGTCCCGCGACTGGGCGGCCAAGGGCACCATGCTCCTCGGCGTCCGCGCGGTCATCGCGGAGAGCTACGAGCGCATCCACCGCTCCAACCTGATCGGCATGGGCGTGCTGCCGCTGCAGTTCCCGCAGGGGCAGAACGCCGAGTCGCTGGGCCTGACCGGCACCGAGACCTTCTCGTTCGCCGGCGTCACCCAGCTCAACGACGGCAGCACCCCGCGCACCGTCAAGGTCACCACGGACACCGGCATCGAGTTCGACGCCGTGGTCCGGATCGACACCCCAGGTGAGGCGGACTACTACCGCAACGGCGGCATCCTGCAGTACGTGCTGCGCAAGATGCTCCGTAGCTGA
- a CDS encoding carbohydrate kinase family protein produces MGYAVVLGEALIDLLEEDRDGELIYRQAIGGAPLNVAVGVARLGGAVQYAGSLGTDVLGDRIAAFLAEAGVGERGVRRAAVPTTLAVTTFEGAEPAFTFYGEPPSYALLGPADLDRDILAGGEVLYTGSICLLREPFRAAARQAWSGFSGLRVFDPNVRPRLLPDAAAVTALRELVEEFFATADLVKLSLADAQLLYAESDPAAAADRIRSLGAAAVVVTCGARGAHVAAADGAVSLPAPSVRAIDATGAGDSVMGALVSRLLAEGRPAGLDDWQRHVRFALAVAGLVCERQGGATAMPTPAEVTARWGEI; encoded by the coding sequence ATGGGCTACGCGGTGGTGCTGGGCGAGGCGCTGATCGACCTTCTGGAGGAGGACCGGGACGGCGAGTTGATCTACCGGCAGGCGATCGGCGGCGCGCCGCTCAACGTCGCGGTCGGCGTGGCCCGGCTGGGCGGCGCGGTGCAGTACGCCGGCTCGCTCGGCACCGACGTGCTCGGCGACCGGATCGCCGCCTTCCTGGCCGAGGCCGGGGTCGGCGAGCGGGGGGTGCGCCGGGCCGCCGTGCCGACCACCCTCGCGGTCACCACCTTCGAGGGCGCCGAGCCGGCCTTCACGTTCTACGGCGAGCCGCCGTCCTACGCGCTGCTCGGCCCGGCCGACCTGGACCGGGACATCCTGGCCGGCGGCGAGGTGCTCTACACCGGCTCGATCTGCCTGCTCCGCGAGCCGTTCCGGGCGGCCGCCCGGCAGGCCTGGTCCGGCTTCTCCGGCCTGCGCGTCTTCGACCCGAACGTCCGTCCGAGACTGCTTCCCGACGCGGCCGCCGTGACCGCCCTGCGCGAGCTGGTCGAGGAGTTCTTCGCCACCGCCGACCTGGTCAAGCTGAGCCTGGCCGACGCGCAGCTGCTCTATGCCGAGTCCGATCCGGCGGCCGCCGCCGACCGGATCCGATCGCTGGGCGCGGCCGCCGTGGTGGTCACCTGCGGGGCGCGGGGCGCGCACGTGGCCGCGGCCGACGGCGCGGTCTCGCTGCCGGCCCCGTCGGTCCGCGCGATCGACGCCACCGGTGCCGGCGACTCGGTGATGGGCGCGCTGGTCAGCCGGCTGCTGGCGGAGGGCCGCCCGGCCGGCCTGGACGACTGGCAGCGGCACGTCCGGTTCGCCCTGGCGGTGGCCGGCCTGGTCTGCGAGCGCCAGGGCGGCGCCACCGCGATGCCGACCCCGGCCGAGGTCACCGCCCGCTGGGGCGAGATCTGA
- a CDS encoding superoxide dismutase family protein has protein sequence MLVITLAAVLGLAPAPGPAVFQTWQAGAQAVTYDTEVVPVGATAQVAFSSTGQNLWVELAVTGLVPGHAYGAHMHVAECGPDPKAAGPHFQHRPDPVSPSVDPAYANPANEIWLDFTADARGAATVRHEQDWMFAADRLPKSLVLHAETTRTGPGVAGTAGARVGCLDLPFGYRAGGR, from the coding sequence ATGTTAGTCATCACGCTCGCCGCCGTCCTCGGTCTCGCCCCCGCGCCCGGGCCGGCCGTGTTCCAGACCTGGCAGGCCGGGGCGCAGGCGGTCACCTACGACACCGAGGTGGTGCCGGTCGGCGCGACGGCGCAGGTGGCGTTCAGCTCGACCGGCCAGAACCTGTGGGTGGAGCTGGCGGTGACCGGGCTGGTGCCGGGGCACGCGTACGGCGCGCACATGCACGTCGCCGAGTGCGGCCCGGACCCGAAGGCGGCCGGCCCGCACTTCCAGCACCGGCCCGATCCGGTCAGCCCGTCGGTCGACCCGGCCTACGCCAACCCGGCGAACGAGATCTGGCTGGACTTCACCGCGGACGCGCGGGGCGCCGCCACCGTCCGGCACGAGCAGGACTGGATGTTCGCCGCCGACCGGCTGCCGAAATCGCTGGTCCTGCACGCCGAGACGACCCGCACCGGACCGGGCGTGGCGGGCACGGCCGGGGCCCGGGTCGGCTGCCTCGACCTGCCGTTCGGCTACCGTGCCGGCGGTCGCTGA
- a CDS encoding DUF58 domain-containing protein, with protein sequence MSQPIGSAPAPLDQTARSGLAPSGSVPEPLAEAARAEAVLAKLQLLVTRKLDGLLQGDYVGLLPGPGTEAGESREYRPGDDVRRMDWPVTARTTLPHVRRTVADRELETWMAVDLSASLDFGTAKWLKKDLVIAAATAVTHLTARGGNRIGAVVGTGSGVPESGLTRKRWRRKPAAARESDAPGPSVVRMPARPGRKEAQGLLRAIARTRIRPGRTDLGALIDLLNRPPRRRGVAVVISDFLAPVESWARPIRKLGVRHDVLAIEVVDPRELELPDVGVLTLADPESGALHEVQTADPALRQRYAAAAGEQRAAIARALRAAGASHLRLRTDTDWLLDMVRFVAAQRHARTRGTTR encoded by the coding sequence ATGAGCCAACCGATCGGATCCGCGCCGGCGCCGCTGGACCAGACGGCGCGGAGCGGCCTGGCCCCGTCCGGCAGCGTCCCGGAGCCGCTGGCCGAGGCGGCCCGGGCCGAGGCGGTGCTGGCCAAGCTGCAGCTGCTGGTCACCCGCAAGCTGGACGGCCTGCTCCAGGGTGACTACGTCGGCCTGCTGCCCGGTCCGGGCACCGAGGCCGGCGAGTCCCGGGAGTACCGGCCCGGCGACGACGTGCGCCGGATGGACTGGCCGGTCACCGCGCGCACCACGCTCCCGCACGTGCGGCGCACGGTCGCCGACCGGGAGCTGGAGACCTGGATGGCCGTCGACCTGTCCGCCAGCCTCGACTTCGGCACCGCCAAGTGGCTGAAGAAGGACCTGGTGATCGCCGCCGCCACCGCGGTCACCCACCTGACCGCCCGGGGCGGGAACCGGATCGGCGCGGTGGTGGGCACCGGCTCCGGCGTACCGGAAAGCGGTCTCACCCGGAAACGCTGGCGCCGCAAGCCGGCGGCGGCGAGAGAGAGCGACGCGCCCGGGCCGTCGGTCGTGCGGATGCCGGCGCGGCCGGGCCGCAAGGAGGCGCAGGGCCTGCTGCGGGCGATCGCCCGGACCCGGATCCGGCCCGGGCGGACCGACCTGGGCGCCCTGATCGACCTGCTGAACCGGCCGCCCCGGCGGCGCGGCGTGGCCGTGGTGATCTCCGACTTCCTGGCGCCGGTGGAGAGCTGGGCGCGGCCGATCCGCAAGCTCGGGGTCCGGCACGACGTGCTGGCCATCGAGGTGGTCGACCCGCGCGAGCTGGAGCTGCCCGACGTGGGCGTGCTGACCCTGGCCGACCCGGAGTCCGGCGCGCTGCACGAGGTGCAGACCGCCGACCCGGCGCTGCGGCAGCGGTATGCCGCCGCGGCCGGTGAGCAGCGGGCCGCGATCGCCCGGGCGCTGCGCGCGGCCGGCGCCTCGCACCTGCGGCTGCGCACCGACACCGACTGGCTGCTGGACATGGTCCGTTTCGTCGCCGCCCAACGACACGCACGCACCCGGGGGACCACTCGATGA
- a CDS encoding PH domain-containing protein, with translation MSTPSVDALQPWPDTVRWRPVSSKLITVELISLAIWQAVLVLGLVVGWLFAHHWAWLAGIAAVLALGVWRATVAVRAVRAWGYAERDNDLMVRHGLLVRRLSIVPYARMQFVDVTAGPLERAFGLATVQLHTAAAASDAQVPGLPPDEAARLRDRLTALGEDRAEGL, from the coding sequence GTGAGCACGCCTTCGGTCGATGCCCTGCAGCCCTGGCCCGACACGGTGCGGTGGCGCCCGGTGTCCAGCAAGCTGATCACTGTGGAGCTGATCAGCCTCGCCATCTGGCAGGCGGTCCTGGTGCTCGGCCTGGTCGTCGGCTGGCTGTTCGCCCACCACTGGGCCTGGCTGGCCGGCATCGCGGCGGTGCTGGCGCTCGGCGTCTGGCGGGCCACCGTGGCCGTCCGCGCGGTCCGGGCCTGGGGGTACGCCGAGCGGGACAACGACCTGATGGTCCGGCACGGGCTGCTGGTCCGCCGGCTCTCCATCGTTCCGTACGCGCGGATGCAGTTCGTGGACGTCACCGCCGGCCCGCTGGAGCGGGCGTTCGGGCTGGCCACCGTGCAGTTGCACACCGCGGCCGCGGCCAGCGACGCCCAGGTGCCCGGGCTGCCGCCGGACGAGGCGGCCCGGCTGCGGGACCGGCTGACCGCCCTCGGCGAGGACCGGGCCGAGGGCCTGTGA